A genomic segment from Chloroflexota bacterium encodes:
- a CDS encoding PD40 domain-containing protein: protein MIHTVFQPRSFWYALVVLLLLAFHSSTSASVSAAPDAAPAPTGRLIVSAESGGAWNLFTADPDSGEWQRLAANIVSARDPAVSPDGKAIAFRSKRDGVWELYTWRGDIVTRVTRGMMYSGAPVWSPDGKRLVFESYARGDLDIWVANADGSGAMDLTENEKAHDYAPAWSPDGRWLAFTSWRTGTQQIFIVNADCTRNCKATNLSANKFNEQKAVWSPDGTQIAFVSDRDGQRAIYVADFATSGVQNARRLTFSGWDDQPAWSPDGKWIAFISPRPKRQPIYLVPADGSWSVPRIVENGPTFASSVVWASDATIAASDASNNEVALYREQPDLAAPDSGHPYELRRIRTSKLEGGFSRLSSRVADGWDALTVRAKQEVGYDFLALVSDMTRPVDYKCDATCDTLSWHKAGRAVDTRVDYNGMEIVREDLLGETYWRVYLRASAQNGTQGEPLKDAPWDLSYRARWIVGRGEGGVKKPPAYGFYVDFTELARQYGWSRISSADGDDFDWKTNKIGAEYWHIERRQGLNWYQAMREVYAEDDMQSVGEWNTLARLGYDGYLLYLKGIPAPARAWKWFVLNP from the coding sequence ATGATCCACACAGTGTTTCAACCACGTTCGTTTTGGTACGCGCTCGTCGTTTTGCTGCTCCTCGCTTTTCATTCGTCAACCTCCGCGTCAGTTTCTGCCGCGCCCGACGCCGCGCCCGCGCCGACCGGTCGTTTGATCGTTTCCGCGGAGAGCGGCGGCGCGTGGAATCTTTTCACCGCCGATCCGGATAGCGGCGAGTGGCAACGTCTCGCGGCGAACATCGTGTCTGCGCGCGATCCCGCCGTGTCGCCGGATGGCAAAGCGATTGCGTTTCGCAGCAAGCGCGATGGCGTGTGGGAACTCTACACATGGCGCGGCGACATCGTCACGCGCGTCACGCGCGGCATGATGTACAGCGGCGCGCCGGTGTGGTCGCCCGATGGCAAACGTCTCGTGTTCGAATCGTACGCGCGCGGCGACCTGGATATCTGGGTCGCGAATGCGGACGGGTCCGGCGCGATGGATCTCACCGAGAACGAAAAGGCGCACGACTACGCGCCGGCATGGTCGCCGGACGGACGTTGGCTCGCGTTCACGAGTTGGCGCACCGGCACGCAACAAATTTTCATCGTCAACGCGGATTGCACGCGCAATTGCAAAGCGACGAATCTATCCGCGAACAAATTCAACGAACAAAAAGCGGTCTGGTCACCGGACGGCACGCAAATTGCGTTCGTGTCCGATCGCGATGGGCAACGCGCGATTTACGTCGCGGATTTCGCGACGAGCGGGGTCCAAAATGCGCGGCGGCTCACGTTCAGCGGCTGGGACGATCAGCCCGCGTGGTCGCCCGACGGCAAATGGATCGCGTTCATTTCGCCGCGTCCGAAACGCCAACCGATTTATCTCGTGCCCGCCGATGGTTCGTGGTCGGTGCCGCGCATCGTCGAGAACGGTCCGACGTTCGCGTCGTCGGTCGTGTGGGCGAGCGATGCAACCATCGCGGCGAGTGACGCATCTAATAACGAGGTCGCGCTGTATCGCGAACAGCCGGACCTGGCGGCACCGGACAGCGGTCATCCGTACGAATTGCGCCGCATTCGCACCTCGAAACTCGAAGGCGGTTTTAGCAGACTGAGCAGTCGTGTCGCCGATGGATGGGACGCGCTCACGGTGCGCGCCAAGCAAGAAGTCGGATACGATTTTCTCGCGCTCGTATCGGATATGACGCGCCCGGTAGATTACAAGTGCGATGCGACGTGCGATACATTGAGTTGGCACAAAGCCGGTCGCGCAGTGGATACGCGTGTGGATTACAACGGAATGGAAATTGTGCGCGAGGATTTGCTCGGCGAGACGTATTGGCGTGTGTACTTGCGCGCGTCCGCGCAAAATGGTACGCAGGGCGAGCCGTTGAAAGACGCGCCCTGGGATTTGTCGTATCGCGCGCGTTGGATCGTCGGACGCGGCGAGGGCGGCGTCAAGAAACCGCCGGCGTATGGGTTCTATGTTGATTTCACCGAACTCGCGCGGCAGTACGGTTGGTCGCGTATTTCATCCGCGGATGGCGACGACTTTGATTGGAAAACGAACAAGATCGGTGCGGAGTACTGGCATATCGAACGACGGCAAGGATTGAATTGGTACCAGGCGATGCGCGAAGTGTACGCCGAAGACGATATGCAATCGGTCGGCGAATGGAACACGCTCGCGCGCCTGGGCTACGATGGTTACTTGCTCTATCTCAAAGGCATTCCCGCGCCCGCGCGTGCGTGGAAATGGTTTGTGTTGAACCCGTGA
- a CDS encoding DUF2085 domain-containing protein → MNQPPHYSSPPSTSPAVRLIVLMVDRLVFFIARHWLALVTGMLGLYVGVPFLAPILMHYGYVTQAEWVYNLFSLNCHQLAHRSYFLFGAQPVYPLDDLRALVPGGADENAISFFWRDFRGNAELGYKVAVCERDLAIYGAMIWGGLMFALFRRQLRPLDWRLWVLFAVAPMGLDGGSQLIGLRQSDYMLRTITGALFGMGSVWLAYPHVEIAMRDLRSQAQEQWARARRVNL, encoded by the coding sequence ATGAACCAACCACCTCACTATTCTTCCCCGCCATCTACTTCACCGGCTGTGCGCCTTATCGTACTGATGGTAGACCGCCTGGTGTTTTTCATCGCGCGGCATTGGCTTGCGCTGGTCACCGGGATGCTGGGATTGTACGTCGGCGTTCCGTTTCTCGCGCCGATATTGATGCACTATGGCTACGTCACGCAAGCCGAGTGGGTGTACAATCTGTTCAGTTTGAATTGTCACCAACTCGCGCACCGCAGTTATTTTCTTTTTGGAGCGCAACCGGTCTATCCCCTGGACGATTTGCGCGCGCTCGTTCCCGGTGGCGCGGACGAAAATGCCATCTCGTTTTTCTGGCGCGATTTTCGCGGCAACGCGGAACTGGGTTACAAGGTCGCGGTCTGCGAACGCGATCTCGCGATCTATGGCGCGATGATTTGGGGCGGGTTGATGTTCGCCCTGTTCCGCCGCCAACTGCGACCACTCGATTGGCGATTGTGGGTACTCTTCGCCGTCGCACCGATGGGGCTTGATGGCGGTTCGCAGTTGATCGGTTTGCGCCAAAGCGATTACATGCTCCGCACGATCACTGGCGCGTTGTTCGGCATGGGGTCGGTCTGGCTCGCGTATCCGCATGTCGAAATCGCGATGCGTGATTTGCGTAGCCAAGCGCAAGAGCAGTGGGCGCGCGCGCGCCGTGTTAACTTGTAA
- a CDS encoding DUF2085 domain-containing protein → MVLVHRWLAPAFLIALGAIFLLAPFPFKAKLDAIPYGLDPQRPGHTHFFGDTHLPGEDWLRANVPGFAAFDPAEPMQLSLEARKVGMYVGFLAVWIYLAILGRARAKGMPAPGILVALIIFVGIMGFDGFNAFFYDLKIVPHLYEPRLDLRLATGLLCGYAFAGILTPVVNFTLWRANDTRPLLANWKEFAIGFVPLVVVYALASSGWGIWLYPLSIISSASVLILVALINVVFLLIVFRKESTCVTWRDALNPFAAGIACALAELGALSALRYIVLGNTPLP, encoded by the coding sequence ATGGTTCTAGTACACCGTTGGCTCGCGCCCGCGTTCCTGATCGCGTTGGGCGCGATCTTTCTGCTCGCGCCGTTTCCGTTCAAAGCGAAACTCGACGCGATTCCGTACGGGCTGGACCCGCAACGACCGGGGCACACGCACTTTTTCGGCGACACGCATTTGCCGGGCGAAGACTGGCTGCGCGCAAATGTTCCTGGCTTTGCCGCGTTCGATCCGGCGGAGCCGATGCAACTCTCGCTTGAAGCGCGCAAGGTGGGGATGTACGTTGGATTTCTCGCGGTGTGGATTTATCTCGCGATCCTGGGACGCGCGCGCGCGAAAGGAATGCCCGCGCCAGGAATTCTGGTCGCGCTGATCATCTTCGTCGGCATCATGGGTTTCGACGGATTCAACGCGTTCTTTTACGATTTGAAAATCGTGCCGCATTTGTACGAACCGCGCCTCGATTTGCGCTTGGCGACCGGATTGTTGTGCGGTTACGCGTTCGCCGGGATTCTGACGCCGGTTGTGAATTTTACGCTCTGGCGCGCAAACGACACGCGTCCGCTTTTGGCGAATTGGAAAGAATTTGCAATCGGATTTGTTCCCCTCGTCGTTGTGTACGCGCTCGCGTCGTCGGGTTGGGGCATCTGGTTGTATCCGCTCTCGATCATTTCGAGCGCGAGCGTGTTGATTCTCGTCGCGCTCATCAACGTGGTGTTTCTGTTGATCGTGTTTCGCAAAGAGTCCACGTGCGTGACGTGGCGCGACGCGCTCAACCCATTCGCCGCGGGAATCGCGTGCGCGCTCGCCGAACTTGGCGCGCTGTCGGCATTGCGGTACATCGTGCTCGGCAATACGCCGTTGCCGTAA
- a CDS encoding cytochrome c maturation protein CcmE — MTTVRMPEVREDKGFLPRQTKLLLGAFLILGAIAAFAFTSLQGNQQYFLTLAELKSKGDAATKQTVRIGGNLLPNSTHINSKEVTAQFTLTDEAKNVVPVVYKGVLPDTFEKSTQVIAEGKLDGSGVFQASLVLAKCPSKYDPSQIEWHTSTEQGNLNYSQK; from the coding sequence ATGACAACGGTACGTATGCCCGAGGTCCGGGAGGACAAGGGCTTTTTGCCGCGCCAGACGAAACTGTTGCTTGGCGCGTTTCTCATTTTGGGTGCGATTGCCGCGTTCGCGTTCACAAGTCTGCAAGGCAATCAACAGTACTTTCTCACGCTCGCCGAATTGAAATCGAAAGGCGATGCCGCGACCAAGCAGACGGTTCGCATCGGCGGTAATCTCTTGCCGAATTCAACGCACATTAACAGTAAAGAAGTCACCGCGCAGTTCACGTTGACCGACGAGGCGAAGAACGTCGTGCCGGTCGTCTACAAGGGCGTGTTGCCGGACACGTTCGAGAAAAGTACGCAGGTGATTGCCGAAGGTAAACTCGACGGTAGTGGCGTGTTCCAAGCGTCGCTCGTGCTCGCGAAATGCCCATCCAAGTACGATCCATCCCAGATCGAATGGCACACAAGTACCGAGCAAGGCAATCTCAACTATTCTCAAAAGTGA
- a CDS encoding heme lyase CcmF/NrfE family subunit, with product MPILGYISIFVALVVAVYTGIAAWLGAKRNLPQLVTSARNGTLLFTALMTIAVAVIVVALYTRDFSIALVANNTSSELQSLYTVTALWANQAGSLLFWSWILSLYSAAVILRKWERDHDLMPYVIVALMAIQTFFAFMLAFVSSPFARWWMVGGKTVMSLFRPEGGMLFIPPDGQGLNPLLQHPAMAIHPPMLYLGYVGFTIPFVFGMAALLSGNLGVSWLRTTRRWTLAPWLFLSMGLMLGGRWAYDVLGWGGYWGWDPVENSAFMPWLTGTAFLHSVMVQERRGMLKVWNMGLIIITFALVLFGTFLTRSGIISSVHAFAESDIGAWFLSFIAGITLVATGLLFTRVKELRSEREIDSLFSREAFFLLNNLLFVGAAFVVLWGTVYPLFSELVYNQKLTVGPPYFNQVAAPIFGTLLLVMAIIPLIGWSGATGAKFLRKLVRPLIGAVIVGAILFALGVHEWVALLGYFLAALALIATIGEIAEGAWARARNTHENVGVAFLNLLARNRQRYGGYLIHIAVAMMAVGIIGSQVYTTDVTRALKPGETLQVRDYTLQYEKLSPEFPSGEARVTSATLGVFRGGVRVATISPARSFFERQGETQTQPAIVASLQEDLYVIIAGWEPNFETVTFRAYVNPMIAWLWLGGIGLVLFTLIAAWPNEREPALQRQDTLAKQPAHA from the coding sequence ATGCCAATCCTGGGATATATTTCGATCTTCGTCGCGCTCGTCGTCGCGGTGTACACCGGTATTGCCGCGTGGCTGGGCGCCAAGCGCAACCTTCCGCAACTTGTCACGAGCGCGCGCAACGGCACGCTGTTGTTCACCGCGTTGATGACGATCGCCGTCGCTGTCATCGTCGTCGCGCTCTACACGCGCGATTTTTCGATCGCGCTCGTCGCAAACAACACAAGCAGTGAACTGCAATCGCTCTACACCGTGACCGCGCTCTGGGCGAATCAAGCCGGCAGTCTGTTGTTCTGGTCGTGGATTCTGTCGCTCTACTCGGCGGCGGTGATTCTCCGCAAATGGGAACGCGATCACGACTTGATGCCGTACGTCATCGTGGCGTTGATGGCGATTCAAACATTTTTCGCGTTCATGTTGGCGTTCGTCAGCAGTCCGTTCGCGCGCTGGTGGATGGTCGGTGGAAAAACGGTCATGTCTCTGTTTCGTCCAGAAGGCGGCATGTTGTTCATTCCGCCGGATGGACAGGGCTTGAATCCATTGTTGCAACATCCGGCGATGGCGATTCATCCGCCGATGTTGTACCTGGGTTACGTCGGATTCACGATACCGTTCGTATTCGGCATGGCGGCATTGTTGAGTGGCAACCTGGGTGTCTCGTGGCTGCGCACCACGCGCCGTTGGACGCTCGCGCCCTGGCTCTTTCTTTCGATGGGCTTGATGCTCGGCGGACGCTGGGCGTACGATGTGCTCGGCTGGGGCGGGTACTGGGGCTGGGATCCGGTCGAGAACTCGGCGTTCATGCCGTGGCTGACCGGGACCGCGTTTCTCCATTCGGTGATGGTGCAAGAGCGCCGCGGCATGCTCAAAGTCTGGAACATGGGCTTGATCATCATCACCTTCGCGCTCGTCTTGTTCGGCACGTTCCTGACGCGCAGCGGCATCATCTCGTCGGTGCACGCCTTCGCCGAGTCGGACATTGGCGCGTGGTTCCTCTCGTTCATCGCCGGCATTACGCTAGTCGCGACCGGGTTGTTGTTTACGCGCGTCAAGGAATTGCGGAGCGAGCGTGAAATTGATTCGCTCTTTTCCCGCGAAGCGTTTTTCCTGCTGAACAATTTACTCTTTGTCGGCGCGGCATTCGTCGTGCTGTGGGGCACCGTGTATCCGTTGTTCAGCGAACTCGTGTACAACCAGAAACTGACCGTAGGTCCACCGTACTTTAACCAGGTTGCCGCGCCGATTTTCGGCACACTGTTGCTTGTGATGGCGATCATTCCGTTGATCGGGTGGAGCGGCGCGACCGGCGCGAAATTCCTTCGTAAACTCGTGCGACCGTTGATCGGCGCGGTTATCGTCGGCGCGATTCTGTTCGCGCTGGGCGTTCACGAGTGGGTCGCGTTGCTGGGCTATTTTCTCGCGGCGTTGGCTCTCATCGCGACGATTGGCGAAATTGCCGAAGGCGCGTGGGCGCGCGCGCGCAATACGCACGAGAATGTCGGCGTCGCGTTTCTGAATTTGCTCGCGCGCAATCGCCAACGCTACGGCGGCTACTTGATTCACATCGCGGTCGCAATGATGGCGGTCGGCATCATCGGTTCCCAGGTTTACACGACCGACGTGACGCGCGCGCTCAAGCCCGGCGAGACCTTGCAGGTGCGCGATTACACGCTCCAGTACGAAAAACTTTCGCCGGAATTTCCGAGCGGCGAAGCGCGCGTGACCTCGGCAACGCTCGGCGTGTTTCGCGGCGGCGTGCGCGTCGCGACGATCTCGCCGGCGCGCAGTTTCTTCGAACGACAAGGCGAAACGCAAACTCAGCCCGCGATTGTCGCATCGCTGCAAGAAGACTTGTACGTCATCATCGCCGGCTGGGAACCGAATTTCGAGACGGTCACATTCCGCGCGTACGTGAACCCGATGATCGCGTGGTTGTGGCTCGGCGGCATCGGACTCGTGCTGTTTACGCTGATCGCCGCGTGGCCCAACGAACGCGAACCCGCGTTGCAACGGCAAGACACTCTGGCGAAACAGCCGGCGCACGCCTAA
- a CDS encoding zinc ribbon domain-containing protein, with protein sequence MEYILIALVVVITLAVIAYPLFTAPRAKLSAPENALDPLLAQRDATYDAIRDLDFDYSLGKLSQTDYATLRDKYRTRAAQLLQQIDAASSRNGEQLDAQIEAQVAQMRRAKEDVIESEVARLRAKKQSAVEKPVAPTRAAKAEPALGFCGKCGTPRRAGDKFCSKCGAKL encoded by the coding sequence TTGGAATACATTCTCATCGCTCTAGTCGTTGTGATTACCCTCGCGGTGATCGCGTACCCGTTGTTCACCGCGCCGCGCGCCAAGTTGAGCGCGCCGGAAAACGCGCTCGATCCGTTGCTCGCGCAACGCGATGCGACGTACGATGCGATTCGCGATCTCGATTTCGATTATTCGCTCGGTAAATTATCGCAAACCGATTACGCGACGCTGCGTGACAAGTACAGAACGCGCGCGGCGCAATTGCTCCAACAGATTGACGCGGCAAGTAGCAGGAATGGCGAGCAACTCGACGCGCAAATCGAAGCCCAGGTCGCGCAGATGCGCCGCGCCAAAGAAGATGTCATCGAGAGCGAGGTCGCGCGCTTGCGCGCCAAAAAACAAAGTGCGGTTGAAAAACCGGTCGCGCCCACGCGCGCGGCAAAAGCCGAACCCGCGCTCGGATTCTGCGGGAAATGCGGCACGCCGCGCCGCGCGGGTGACAAGTTTTGTAGTAAGTGCGGCGCGAAATTGTGA
- the ccmA gene encoding heme ABC exporter ATP-binding protein CcmA has protein sequence MSDTLIAVEKLDKTFGARWALRNVTFRVVPGEIVALVGPNGAGKTTLLRALTTLARPNAGQILIGKIPLAQHPNAARQAIGFVGHQTFMYDDLTALENLTFYARLYDLPDATTRVRTVAERVGIAHRLNDITRTLSRGLQQRLTLARMLLHDPAVILLDEPYTGLDKIAADMLDAIMLDAKNEGRAVLFSTHDLERGLAIADRAIIMKAGRVVHDLPRREWRDLAGFMQIYAGVLGDQR, from the coding sequence GTGAGCGATACGCTCATCGCGGTTGAAAAACTCGACAAGACCTTTGGCGCGCGCTGGGCGCTGCGGAATGTGACGTTCCGCGTTGTGCCGGGGGAAATTGTCGCGCTCGTGGGACCGAACGGCGCGGGCAAGACGACGCTCTTGCGCGCGCTCACGACACTCGCGCGACCGAACGCCGGACAAATCCTGATCGGTAAGATTCCGCTCGCGCAACATCCGAATGCCGCGCGCCAAGCGATCGGGTTCGTCGGTCATCAAACGTTCATGTACGACGACCTGACCGCGTTGGAGAATCTCACGTTCTACGCGCGGCTGTACGATTTGCCGGACGCGACGACACGCGTGCGCACGGTCGCCGAACGCGTCGGCATCGCGCATCGCTTGAACGACATTACACGCACGCTCTCACGCGGGTTGCAGCAACGGCTCACGCTCGCGCGCATGTTATTGCACGACCCCGCCGTGATTCTGCTCGACGAGCCGTACACCGGGCTAGACAAGATCGCGGCGGACATGCTCGACGCGATCATGCTCGACGCGAAAAACGAAGGGCGCGCGGTGCTGTTCTCGACGCACGACCTCGAACGCGGGCTGGCGATTGCCGACCGCGCGATCATCATGAAAGCCGGGCGCGTCGTCCATGATTTGCCGCGCCGCGAGTGGCGCGACCTCGCCGGGTTTATGCAGATTTATGCTGGAGTGCTGGGAGACCAACGTTGA
- a CDS encoding heme exporter protein CcmB produces the protein MRFLRQVSAIVQKDLAAELRTKENLSAMVVFSLLVLVIFNFAFELQGLDIRAVGAGVLWVAFTFSGILGLGRSFAAEKDKGSLEGVLLSPVDRGAVFLGKAASNFIFISVMEAATLPLFAVLNNANLPWWPLIPYIVLGTLGFAGMGTLLSAVASSTKMREVMLPILLFPVSVPLLMAAVNLTKGALQERAFDEVFNWFSILVTYDVIFIVVAFLVFEYVVEE, from the coding sequence TTGAGATTCCTCCGCCAAGTTTCCGCCATCGTCCAAAAAGACCTCGCCGCCGAACTTCGCACCAAAGAAAACTTGAGCGCAATGGTGGTGTTCTCGCTGTTGGTGCTGGTCATTTTCAATTTCGCATTTGAGTTGCAGGGTCTCGATATTCGCGCAGTGGGCGCGGGCGTGCTCTGGGTCGCGTTCACGTTCAGCGGCATCCTGGGTCTGGGACGTTCGTTCGCAGCGGAAAAAGACAAGGGCAGTCTCGAAGGCGTGTTGTTGTCGCCGGTGGATCGCGGCGCGGTGTTTCTGGGCAAAGCTGCGAGCAACTTTATTTTCATCAGCGTGATGGAAGCGGCGACACTCCCGCTGTTCGCGGTGTTGAACAATGCGAACCTGCCCTGGTGGCCCCTGATTCCGTACATCGTGCTTGGCACACTCGGCTTTGCCGGGATGGGTACACTGTTGTCGGCGGTCGCGTCGTCTACCAAGATGCGCGAAGTGATGTTGCCAATTCTGCTCTTCCCAGTTTCGGTCCCGCTGTTGATGGCGGCGGTGAATCTGACCAAAGGCGCGTTGCAAGAGCGCGCGTTCGACGAGGTGTTCAACTGGTTCAGCATTCTCGTGACGTACGATGTGATCTTTATCGTCGTCGCGTTCCTGGTGTTCGAGTACGTGGTAGAAGAATAG
- the ccsA gene encoding cytochrome c biogenesis protein CcsA: MSRNSDRWLDLLGLATLVLIVVGLYMAFLYAQTEVNMGLVYRIFFFHMGSIAAGMVSALVVGVVSIGYLKTSSRAWDRVAEASAEVGVVFSTIGLVTGSIWARPIWGVWWTWDPRLTTFLIMWLIYIAYLMLRASARDDARVARFAAVYGILGMANVPIVIMSARIWRGISPVLFQQTAEQQITFGLTPEMTQALVVCIIAHLFLFTYLVAYRTRLETVRDELLVLRRARAAK; the protein is encoded by the coding sequence ATGTCGCGTAACTCGGATCGTTGGCTTGACCTGCTTGGGCTGGCGACGTTGGTTCTCATCGTCGTCGGTTTGTATATGGCGTTCCTGTACGCACAGACCGAAGTGAACATGGGCTTAGTCTATCGCATCTTCTTTTTTCACATGGGCTCGATTGCCGCCGGCATGGTCTCGGCGCTCGTCGTCGGCGTCGTGTCCATTGGTTATTTGAAAACGTCGTCGCGCGCGTGGGATCGCGTGGCGGAAGCGTCCGCCGAAGTCGGCGTGGTCTTTTCCACCATCGGTCTGGTGACCGGCTCGATTTGGGCGCGCCCGATCTGGGGCGTGTGGTGGACGTGGGACCCGCGCCTCACGACGTTCCTCATCATGTGGCTGATCTACATCGCGTACTTGATGTTGCGCGCCTCGGCGCGCGATGATGCGCGGGTCGCGCGGTTTGCCGCCGTGTACGGAATCCTGGGCATGGCGAACGTGCCCATCGTGATTATGAGCGCGCGTATCTGGCGCGGCATTTCGCCTGTGCTGTTTCAGCAAACGGCGGAACAGCAGATTACATTTGGCTTGACGCCGGAAATGACGCAGGCGTTAGTGGTGTGCATCATCGCGCATCTGTTTCTATTCACGTATTTGGTCGCGTATCGCACGCGTCTCGAAACGGTGCGCGACGAACTGCTGGTGTTGCGTCGCGCGCGCGCGGCGAAATAA
- a CDS encoding CcmD family protein, whose protein sequence is MEITLKDLLAEIRNLSYLFYGYTVVWVFLLGYLFMLSRRERNLRDQIEELKKSIASEHTDAGDA, encoded by the coding sequence ATGGAAATCACGCTCAAAGATTTACTCGCGGAAATTCGCAACTTGTCTTATCTGTTTTACGGGTACACGGTGGTCTGGGTGTTCCTGCTCGGTTATCTGTTCATGCTGTCGCGGCGCGAACGAAACTTGCGCGACCAAATCGAGGAACTGAAAAAGTCCATCGCGAGCGAACATACTGACGCGGGCGACGCATAG
- a CDS encoding TlpA family protein disulfide reductase, producing the protein MREIRNISLRWLRATFRHGTIRAVSIPLELPVQTFAGILIFSAMLLSACGMISPSASTSANTNASARPSIVKIGDLAPEIKLKSMTGELVVLSQLKGKIVLVNFWATWCGPCRAEFPAFVRKTKEYADKDFVILGVNTQDENTDEGVLAFMRNSLVNFTIMRDLDGSAARAYRVTGLPTSVFIDRAGIVRDIIVGGPIPDAKIDEEIAKLQ; encoded by the coding sequence ATGCGAGAGATACGTAACATATCCTTGCGATGGTTGCGTGCTACTTTTCGGCATGGCACGATCAGAGCGGTTTCGATTCCGCTTGAATTGCCCGTTCAAACCTTCGCAGGGATTCTGATTTTCAGCGCGATGCTGTTGAGCGCGTGCGGGATGATTAGTCCCAGCGCGAGCACGAGCGCGAATACGAATGCGAGTGCGCGACCCAGCATCGTGAAAATCGGCGACCTCGCGCCGGAGATCAAACTCAAATCTATGACCGGCGAACTAGTCGTGTTGTCGCAGTTGAAAGGCAAGATCGTGCTCGTCAACTTTTGGGCGACGTGGTGCGGTCCGTGCCGCGCCGAATTTCCGGCGTTCGTGCGCAAGACCAAGGAGTACGCCGACAAGGATTTTGTGATTCTCGGCGTCAACACGCAAGACGAAAACACCGACGAAGGCGTGCTGGCATTTATGCGAAATTCGCTCGTGAATTTCACGATCATGCGCGATCTCGACGGGAGCGCCGCGCGCGCATATCGCGTGACTGGTTTGCCGACGAGTGTTTTCATTGACCGCGCCGGCATCGTGCGCGACATTATCGTCGGCGGACCGATCCCGGATGCAAAGATTGACGAGGAAATCGCGAAACTGCAATGA
- a CDS encoding glutaredoxin family protein, whose translation MMSHRVVMYTKPGCHLCEDAMAMLRDLQNEFALAIEERDITTNDAWFKQYFEKIPVLMIDDHVTLAAPLRADEVRASLSSVNV comes from the coding sequence ATGATGTCGCATCGCGTTGTGATGTACACCAAGCCGGGTTGTCACTTGTGCGAAGATGCGATGGCGATGTTGCGCGATTTGCAAAACGAATTCGCGTTGGCGATTGAGGAACGCGACATTACGACGAACGACGCGTGGTTCAAACAGTACTTTGAAAAGATTCCGGTTCTGATGATTGACGATCACGTCACGCTTGCCGCGCCGCTTCGCGCGGATGAGGTGCGTGCGTCGTTGAGTTCCGTCAACGTGTAG
- a CDS encoding cytochrome c biogenesis protein CcdA encodes MSVLIAFAAGLLSFLSPCVLPMVPIYIGYLSGAAVTPEGIVSARREAIAHAGAFVLGFTLIFIAIFSALSVLTVFVSKVDLGHIAGAILIVFGIHFIGIVRIPFLYQEARVHVGQRSLGYPTSLLTGMAFAAGWTPCVGPNLGLAISLAGQEATMLQGTGLLLAYSAGLGIPFLLVAFGLGSARQWLRKLTPHLRKIEIASGILLVVMGALLLLDKFQWLNAVFYNLTPEWMKSLL; translated from the coding sequence ATGTCCGTGTTGATTGCATTTGCCGCCGGCTTGCTCTCGTTTCTCTCGCCGTGTGTGCTGCCGATGGTACCGATTTACATCGGCTATCTCAGCGGCGCGGCGGTGACGCCAGAAGGCATCGTCTCCGCGCGGCGCGAAGCGATTGCGCACGCGGGCGCGTTCGTGCTCGGCTTTACGCTCATCTTTATCGCGATCTTTAGCGCGCTCTCCGTGCTCACCGTGTTCGTCAGCAAAGTTGACCTGGGTCACATCGCCGGCGCGATCTTGATCGTGTTCGGGATTCACTTTATCGGTATCGTACGGATTCCGTTTTTGTATCAAGAGGCGCGCGTGCATGTGGGGCAACGGTCGCTCGGCTATCCGACTTCGCTGTTGACCGGCATGGCGTTCGCCGCGGGCTGGACGCCGTGCGTCGGTCCGAACCTGGGTCTGGCGATTTCGCTCGCGGGGCAAGAGGCGACGATGTTGCAAGGCACGGGGTTGTTGCTGGCGTACTCGGCGGGGCTGGGCATTCCATTCTTGCTCGTCGCGTTTGGGTTGGGGAGCGCAAGGCAATGGCTGCGGAAACTCACTCCGCATCTGCGTAAGATCGAAATCGCGAGCGGCATCTTGCTCGTTGTGATGGGCGCGCTATTGTTGTTGGACAAGTTCCAATGGTTGAATGCCGTGTTCTACAACCTCACGCCCGAGTGGATGAAGAGTTTGTTGTGA